In Candidatus Hydrogenedentota bacterium, the following are encoded in one genomic region:
- a CDS encoding prepilin-type N-terminal cleavage/methylation domain-containing protein, translated as MKKSNKGFTLIELMIVVAIIAIIAAIAIPNLLRSRMQSNESSAIGNLRTIVGSEVAYHAANYVYTAQFADLTGATPPFLDGTWDGTTKSGYNFVLGGDGNNFTANANAAAYGTTGSKGFFTDASGVIRFANGADATSADAPIGE; from the coding sequence ATGAAAAAGTCGAACAAAGGGTTTACGTTGATTGAATTGATGATCGTGGTCGCCATTATCGCGATTATCGCGGCCATCGCCATTCCCAACCTGCTCCGTTCCCGGATGCAGTCGAATGAGTCCAGCGCCATTGGCAACCTGCGCACCATCGTCGGCTCGGAAGTGGCCTATCACGCCGCCAACTACGTATATACCGCCCAGTTCGCCGACCTGACGGGCGCCACCCCCCCGTTCCTGGACGGCACCTGGGACGGCACCACCAAGAGCGGCTACAACTTCGTGCTCGGCGGAGACGGCAACAACTTCACCGCCAACGCCAACGCGGCGGCCTACGGAACGACCGGCAGCAAAGGCTTCTTCACCGACGCGAGCGGCGTAATCCGCTTCGCGAACGGCGCGGACGCCACGTCGGCGGACGCCCCGATCGGCGAATAA
- a CDS encoding S8 family serine peptidase, whose protein sequence is MNRFHAFLLSVLIVSCGAIPPSGYLHAQELPPGMPKISGEIRARQIEKAEAAAMSGPAQAGILRAMGLEGQALDAEECALYVDAPLDDAAKADLAAAGIVVHDVYVPPVPGKHPHGYYLATVPYASLPRVDSSTRIVRLESVEFQHYPLNDLAGDFTRVGDVHAGAGVTARTGSGIKIAVADSGIDLTHADFPTPVEQFDVTDGVGISNWGTNVSNTVSDHGTHVTGSALGRGTLSGGRYVGSAPAAELYFYKIGNDTTAGASEADEIEAIDRALAVGCDIFTMSYGGVGVFQDGSDAASQAIDAAVAAGMTCFVAAGNDQTKGWHDSVTAPLSSTTSSFGFTVDNTAGVSTLNSPISVRVIWIDGAPGDSNIALSCTNLGAGESLTLAFSSFSARGTEGQRYVLTPNVAAGASKSYAFALTNSAASGTVPLVHLFQVSGLNQATFDSPDPAYTIATPALADSAIAVGAWTQRKTWTNYQGSGFQFSTFTVDTLAPFSSLGPRVDGVIKPDIVAPGAATISARDSVGSLSAVDAFIIDNDGLNLNGSGPANYYIKTGTSMACPYAAGIGALVLEANPSFTPADVYAALTGTASQFGSPDSNAGFGLLDAVAALQVDVVAPSVTGITRLTPADELTNATQVTFAVAFDESVTGVATNNFSVDGSDDQSGATVASVGGSGANWTVTLNTAAGAGALTVDLDANLSSIEDAAGNALAMGRAGDESYTVDRIAPEVAEIARLTPAGELTNATQVTFAVSFEESVTGVATSNFSVAGTDDQAGATVASVGGSGENWTVTVNTAAGAGSLTVDLDANLATIIDAAGNALAMGRAGDESYTVDRSAPEVTEITPVTTSPTNASLLAFTVVFSEPVTNFESAGDITLTMSGTAASTGVLIGGGPQTYTLEITGVSGDGEARVSASLLSDIADTAGNPLAASVTSAAVIIDNTPPAVSVHALSTRDNTPPLTGTIDDPDATVAISVGAQNGLSATNGGDGTWTLADNVLTALADGVYDVVAVATDSAGNMGTDTGVAELEIDTAAPIVTVDTLLTNATTPDLSGAVDDPLAVVEIAVGGQAGLAAVNGGTGVWTLDGSLLDPLGEGVYDVVATATDPLGNSAVDATTGELTIDLTGPGVEIGAPDVAETDLGPVHFAVSYFDAALVTLDPGGVTVHATDTAVAGLVEVDVLDTTGAVITLSMLSGNGTLQVSVAAGTAVDAVGNPAPAAGPGDAVLVVNTAAEGEGEGEGEGEGEGEGEGEGEGEGEGEGEGEGEGEGEGEGEGEGEGEGEGEGEGEGEGEGEGEGEGEGEGEGEGEGEGEGEGEGEGEGEGEGEGEGEGEGEGEGEGEGEGEGEGEGEGEGEGEGEGEGEGEGEGEGEGEGEGEGEGEGEGEGEGEGEGEGEGEGEGEGEGEGEGEGEGEGEGEGEGEGEGEGEGETNPEDMARALLAGFAAADTNGDGFLSLEEARALQPLLTQQIFQRWDTNRDGLLTAAELDAVVNPPAPSGCAFGKQAESWKRFLGDAFLLGLALMVIFGWRRN, encoded by the coding sequence ATGAACCGTTTCCATGCGTTTCTGTTGTCCGTCCTGATCGTATCGTGTGGAGCCATCCCGCCCAGCGGTTATCTCCATGCGCAGGAATTGCCGCCCGGGATGCCGAAGATTTCCGGGGAAATCCGCGCGCGGCAAATCGAAAAGGCCGAAGCCGCGGCCATGTCGGGGCCGGCCCAGGCCGGGATACTCCGGGCGATGGGACTGGAAGGGCAGGCGCTGGACGCGGAAGAGTGCGCGCTCTACGTGGATGCGCCGCTTGATGATGCCGCCAAAGCCGATCTTGCGGCGGCGGGGATCGTGGTGCACGATGTGTATGTGCCGCCCGTGCCGGGCAAGCACCCGCACGGTTACTACCTCGCAACCGTGCCGTATGCCAGTCTGCCGCGGGTGGATTCGAGCACGCGCATCGTCCGGCTTGAAAGCGTGGAATTCCAACACTACCCGCTCAACGATCTGGCGGGAGACTTCACGCGGGTCGGCGACGTGCACGCGGGCGCCGGCGTGACGGCGCGAACGGGGTCCGGCATCAAGATCGCCGTCGCCGATTCCGGAATTGATCTGACCCACGCCGACTTTCCAACGCCGGTGGAGCAGTTCGATGTCACGGACGGCGTCGGGATATCGAACTGGGGCACAAACGTCTCCAATACGGTTTCGGATCATGGCACGCACGTGACCGGTTCGGCGCTGGGGCGCGGGACGCTTTCGGGGGGACGGTATGTCGGATCCGCGCCCGCGGCGGAGCTCTATTTCTACAAGATCGGCAACGACACCACGGCGGGCGCGTCGGAAGCGGACGAAATCGAGGCCATCGACCGGGCGCTGGCGGTGGGCTGCGACATCTTCACGATGAGCTACGGCGGCGTGGGCGTCTTCCAGGACGGTTCCGACGCGGCCAGCCAGGCGATCGACGCGGCCGTGGCCGCCGGGATGACCTGTTTTGTCGCCGCGGGCAACGACCAGACTAAGGGCTGGCACGATTCGGTGACCGCGCCGCTCAGCAGCACGACCAGCAGCTTCGGTTTTACCGTCGACAACACCGCCGGGGTGTCGACCTTGAACAGCCCCATTTCCGTGCGGGTTATCTGGATCGACGGCGCGCCCGGCGACAGCAACATCGCCCTGAGCTGCACCAACCTGGGCGCGGGCGAAAGCCTGACGCTGGCCTTCAGCAGCTTCAGCGCGCGCGGCACGGAGGGCCAGCGCTACGTTTTGACGCCGAATGTCGCGGCGGGGGCTTCCAAGTCCTACGCGTTTGCCCTGACAAACAGCGCGGCCAGCGGAACGGTCCCGCTCGTACACCTGTTCCAGGTCTCCGGCTTGAACCAGGCGACCTTTGACAGCCCGGACCCCGCCTACACCATCGCCACCCCCGCCCTGGCCGACAGCGCCATCGCCGTGGGGGCGTGGACGCAGCGGAAGACCTGGACGAATTACCAGGGCAGCGGCTTCCAGTTCAGCACCTTTACGGTGGATACCCTGGCGCCCTTCAGCAGCCTCGGGCCGCGGGTAGACGGCGTGATAAAACCCGATATCGTCGCGCCCGGCGCGGCCACCATCTCCGCGCGGGATTCCGTCGGATCACTGTCCGCCGTGGACGCCTTCATCATCGACAACGACGGTTTGAATCTGAACGGGAGCGGGCCCGCGAATTATTACATCAAAACGGGCACCAGCATGGCGTGTCCCTATGCGGCGGGCATCGGCGCGCTCGTGCTGGAGGCGAACCCGTCCTTTACACCAGCCGATGTTTATGCCGCTTTGACCGGCACGGCATCGCAATTCGGCAGCCCGGACAGCAACGCGGGGTTCGGCCTGCTCGACGCCGTTGCGGCGCTGCAGGTGGATGTCGTTGCGCCGTCGGTGACGGGCATAACGCGCCTGACGCCGGCGGACGAACTGACAAACGCCACACAGGTGACGTTTGCGGTGGCATTCGACGAGTCGGTGACGGGGGTGGCGACGAACAACTTCAGTGTGGACGGGAGCGACGATCAATCGGGGGCGACCGTCGCGTCGGTGGGCGGTTCGGGAGCGAATTGGACCGTGACATTGAACACGGCGGCGGGCGCCGGCGCGCTGACGGTGGATCTGGACGCGAACCTGTCGTCGATCGAAGACGCGGCGGGGAACGCGCTGGCGATGGGCCGGGCGGGCGACGAGAGCTACACGGTGGATCGGATCGCGCCCGAAGTGGCGGAGATCGCGCGGCTGACCCCGGCGGGCGAACTGACGAATGCCACGCAAGTGACGTTTGCGGTGTCGTTCGAGGAATCGGTGACCGGCGTGGCGACGAGTAACTTCAGCGTCGCGGGTACGGACGATCAAGCCGGAGCCACGGTCGCGTCGGTGGGCGGTTCGGGCGAGAACTGGACGGTGACCGTGAACACGGCGGCGGGCGCGGGCTCGCTGACGGTGGATCTGGACGCGAACCTGGCAACGATCATTGACGCGGCGGGGAACGCGCTGGCGATGGGCCGAGCGGGCGACGAGAGCTACACCGTGGACCGGAGCGCCCCCGAGGTAACGGAAATAACGCCTGTGACCACGAGCCCGACGAATGCGTCCCTTCTGGCGTTCACCGTGGTGTTCAGCGAACCCGTTACGAATTTTGAAAGTGCCGGCGACATCACGTTGACGATGTCGGGAACCGCCGCCAGCACCGGCGTACTTATCGGCGGCGGCCCGCAGACCTACACCCTCGAGATTACGGGCGTCAGCGGCGATGGCGAGGCGCGGGTTTCCGCGAGCCTGCTTTCCGATATCGCCGACACTGCGGGAAATCCGCTTGCGGCCAGCGTGACGAGCGCCGCCGTGATAATTGACAACACGCCGCCCGCCGTGTCGGTACACGCCCTGAGTACGCGTGACAACACGCCGCCACTCACCGGAACGATTGACGATCCGGACGCGACCGTGGCGATCAGCGTGGGGGCCCAGAACGGGCTTTCCGCGACCAACGGCGGCGATGGAACGTGGACCCTGGCCGACAATGTGCTGACCGCGCTCGCCGACGGCGTTTATGATGTGGTGGCGGTCGCCACGGATTCCGCCGGCAACATGGGAACCGACACGGGCGTCGCCGAACTTGAGATCGACACGGCCGCGCCGATCGTCACCGTGGACACCTTGCTCACCAACGCCACGACGCCCGATCTGAGCGGCGCCGTGGACGATCCCCTCGCCGTGGTGGAAATCGCGGTGGGCGGCCAGGCTGGATTGGCCGCCGTGAATGGCGGGACCGGCGTCTGGACCTTGGACGGCTCGCTTCTGGACCCGCTGGGCGAGGGCGTATATGACGTTGTGGCGACGGCCACGGACCCCCTCGGGAACTCCGCCGTAGACGCCACTACCGGAGAATTGACCATCGATTTGACCGGGCCGGGCGTTGAAATCGGCGCGCCCGATGTCGCGGAGACCGACCTGGGCCCCGTCCACTTCGCGGTGTCGTACTTCGATGCGGCCCTCGTGACGCTTGACCCGGGCGGCGTAACCGTACACGCGACCGACACAGCCGTGGCGGGATTGGTCGAGGTGGACGTGCTGGATACAACGGGCGCGGTTATCACCCTTTCGATGTTATCCGGCAACGGAACGCTTCAGGTTTCGGTGGCCGCGGGTACGGCGGTGGATGCCGTGGGCAACCCGGCGCCGGCCGCCGGTCCCGGCGATGCCGTGTTGGTCGTAAATACCGCCGCCGAAGGCGAGGGCGAAGGTGAAGGTGAAGGTGAAGGTGAAGGTGAAGGCGAAGGTGAAGGTGAAGGTGAAGGTGAAGGTGAAGGTGAAGGTGAAGGTGAAGGTGAAGGTGAAGGTGAAGGTGAAGGTGAAGGCGAAGGTGAAGGTGAAGGTGAAGGTGAAGGTGAAGGCGAGGGCGAGGGCGAGGGCGAGGGCGAAGGCGAAGGCGAAGGCGAAGGCGAGGGCGAGGGCGAGGGCGAGGGTGAGGGCGAGGGCGAGGGCGAGGGCGAGGGCGAGGGTGAAGGCGAGGGTGAAGGTGAAGGCGAGGGCGAGGGTGAAGGCGAGGGTGAGGGCGAGGGCGAGGGCGAAGGCGAAGGTGAAGGTGAAGGTGAAGGTGAAGGTGAAGGTGAAGGTGAGGGTGAGGGTGAGGGTGAGGGCGAGGGCGAGGGCGAGGGCGAGGGCGAGGGCGAGGGCGAGGGCGAGGGCGAGGGCGAGGGCGAGGGCGAGGGCGAGGGCGAGGGCGAGGGTGAGGGTGAGGGTGAAGGCGAAGGCGAAGGCGAAGGCGAAGGCGAAGGCGAAGGCGAAGGCGAGGGTGAGGGTGAAGGTGAAACGAATCCCGAGGACATGGCCCGCGCGTTGTTGGCCGGGTTTGCCGCCGCCGATACGAATGGCGACGGGTTCCTGAGTCTGGAAGAAGCCCGCGCGTTGCAGCCGTTGCTTACACAGCAGATTTTCCAGCGTTGGGATACCAATCGCGATGGTCTGCTTACCGCGGCGGAGTTGGATGCGGTGGTGAACCCACCGGCGCCCTCGGGTTGCGCGTTCGGGAAACAAGCCGAATCGTGGAAGCGTTTCCTGGGCGATGCGTTCCTGCTCGGGCTGGCGCTTATGGTGATCTTTGGCTGGCGGAGGAACTGA